One Candidatus Regiella endosymbiont of Tuberolachnus salignus genomic window, AAAGAATAGTTAACCCAAAAGGAACACAGCAAATTATGGATAAACGCGCATTAATTAACCGGCTGTGTGAACGGGTGACCGGAGGCAGGGCGGTCGCAGCGGCTTATTTAGGGATATCCGAATCGAAATTTAACAATCACTTGTATGAAAATAAAGGCAGTCGATTTTTTAGCATTGATGAACTGGTCGCACTGCAAACGCTGAGTGGCTCCAGTTTAGTGGCGGAGTATTTCGCCACCCGTTCGGATGCCATCGTGGTACCGACCCCCTCGGCGGAGGTAGATACGGTGGAATTGCATCATATGTGCCTGAACACCGCCGTGAAACGCAGTGCGGTCGATCAGTTAATTCTGGAAGCAATCAGAAAACACGGTTCAATTAATCAACAAGCCCAACAGAAAATTCTAGAGGCTCACCGTAAACACATCGCGACACGCGACGGCGAAATCCGTGCCACGCTGCAAGTTTACGGTCAATAAAAAAACCGTTACTGCGACAGAACAGTAACCCTACACAAACACATGGAGTGATTATGAACGCATTATCCAACGCCGTAAACCCCAGCATGGGAAGCCGAGATATCGCCGAGTGGGTGGAGTCACGTCACGATAACGTGAAAAGAGCCATTGACGCGGGTGTGTTGAAAACCAGGGAAAAGGCAGCTTAAGGAGCACGCAATGAGTATGAAATTAATGACAGAAGCCATGAGTATCAAAGTAGGAAATCCCTTGAGAAAACTGATTTTACTCAAATTGGCTGATAATGCTAACGATCAAGGCGAATGCTGGCCTTCCTATCAACACATTGCTGATTACTGTGAATGCAGCAAAAGTGCCGTCAGAGAGCATATCGATACCCTGATACAGCAGCGACTGCTGCGTAAAGAAAATCGCCTGGGCATTAACAATGGCAAAGGCAACACCTCTAACCTGTATT contains:
- a CDS encoding YmfL family putative regulatory protein — its product is MDKRALINRLCERVTGGRAVAAAYLGISESKFNNHLYENKGSRFFSIDELVALQTLSGSSLVAEYFATRSDAIVVPTPSAEVDTVELHHMCLNTAVKRSAVDQLILEAIRKHGSINQQAQQKILEAHRKHIATRDGEIRATLQVYGQ